A genomic window from Glycine soja cultivar W05 chromosome 10, ASM419377v2, whole genome shotgun sequence includes:
- the LOC114372647 gene encoding uncharacterized protein LOC114372647, producing MASSSIITPEDVLESLMNDGTIDALRLKIINQLKANEELKSTTIKMAEQSKVLNTPGAEKQTKRELFDALRQELEASVLEKASKSVWDLILDNNGLGKEISETVERVFCRLSGQEPPLFPLPNGEPQPDKETDNRKEKGKQKENENTNSNTPSKKRSFSEINLDGADETATRSSDPAAVLEGSGKSPLSISKT from the exons ATGGCTTCATCCTCGATAATCACTCCCGAAGATGTGTTGGAGTCGCTGATGAACGACGGCACAATTGATGCCCTCAGACTGAAGATCATCAACCAGCTCAAAGCCAAT GAGGAATTGAAGAGTACTACTATAAAGATGGCTGAGCAGAGTAAGGTTCTGAACACCCCTGGGGCTGAGAAACAGACCAAAAGAGAGCTCTTTGACGCACTTCGGCAAGAACTTGA AGCTTCTGTACTTGAAAAAGCCTCAAAATCAGTTTGGGATTTAATTTTAGACAATAATGGCCTGGGTAAGGAGATTAGTGAAACGGTTGAGCGAGTGTTTTGTCGATTGAGTGGCCAGGAACCTCCATTATTTCCACTTCCGAATGGAGAACCACAACCTGATAAGGAGACTgacaacagaaaagaaaaaggaaagcagaaggaaaatgaaaacaCAAATTCAAATACTCCATCTAAGAAAAGAAGCTTCAGTGAAATAAATTTGGATGGAGCAGATGAAACTGCAACCAGGTCCTCTGATCCTGCAGCAGTATTGGAAGGTTCTGGCAAATCGCCCCTATCAATTTCTAAGACTTGA